CCCATCGCCCACATCCCGGTGCCGAGCAACGACACGTCCACGGTGGTCGCTTCTCCAGTCCGTTCGCGGTGGAAGAGCGCGCCCATGATTCCACCAGCGATGGTCATGGCGCCGATCGAATCCCCGAACCCGGGGGCCGGCTGCATCGGCACCCGTTCCTGCTCCGGCGGCTTGCCGCCGAGCGCCGTGCCCGCGCGGCACCAAAACGCAAGCGAATCGTACGAACCCTTGTCGGCATCGGGCCCGCGCTCGCCTTGGCCGGTGCCGCGGACGTAGATAATCCGAGGGTTGTGTGCCCGGATGTCGTCCACGTCGATCTTGAGCTTCTTGCGGATCCCCGGCAGCTTGTTGGTCAGGAACACATCGGAGTGCGCGGCCAGCTTGTAGAGAACATCGAGGCCCTCGGCCGACGACAGGTCGAGGGCGAAGCTGCGCTTACCGCGGTTGGAGTGCTCGAGGAGGGCGTGGACGTCGTTGGGGACAGCGACGACCCCGGTCGACGCCAGCCCCCGCATGGCATCCCCGCGTTCGACCATCTCGACCTTGACGACATCGGCGCCCCAGTCCGCCAGCAGGGCCGACGCCGCCGGCACGAAGGTGTGCTCCGCAACCTCCAGGATGCGGACGCCCTGCATGACTGCGGTCATCAATCTCCTCCGAAGTCTCCCTGCGAGCCCTCGACCGGCTACGGCCTCTCGGACTATTCTGACATCGACGTCAATAATGATGCCAGATCAGCAAGAAAGGTAGGAACTGGTGAAGCTGGAGGGACGTTCCGCTATCGTCACCGGGGGCGCCGGCGGGCTTGGCTCTGCGACGGTCCGCCACCTGGTCGGGTCCGGTATGTCCGTCGCCATCTTCGACCGGGACGGTGACCGCGCCAGCGAGCTCGCCAAGGAGCTCGGCGACCCCGCGATCGCGGTCGGCGGCGACGTAACGGACGACGAGGACGTGTCTGCCTCCATCGATGCCGCCTCGTCGCTCGGTGTCCTCTCGCTCCTGGTCAATGTGGCCGGAGGGGGGGTTGGGGGTGGCCGCACCGTCGGGCGCGACGGCACGCCGCACGACAAATCTGCCTTCGTCATGACCATGGAGATGAATGCCATCGGGACCTTCAACATGAGCCGCCTCACGGCGGCGGCCATGGCGAAGAACGAGCCGGACCAGGAGGGCGAGCGCGGCGTCGTCGTAAATACTGCTTCGATCGCAGGCTACGAGGGGCAGATCGGTCAGGTGGCGTACGGGTCGGCCAAAGCCGCCATCCTCGGGATGACCCTACCCATGGCACGCGATCTGGCGCCCATCGGCGTTCGGGTGTGTGCCGTCGCTCCCGGCACCATGGGGACACCGATCATGTTGAACGTCCCCGAGCAGGTGAAGGAAGGTCTGCTCGAGGGCATCGTGTTCCCGAAGCGGATGGGACGGCCGGAGGAGTTCGCGCTGCTTGTCGAGTCCATCGCACGCAACCCCTACCTGAACGGCGAGAACATCCGGCTCGACGGCGCTCTGCGCTTCGCGCCCAAGTAGTAGCACCGCCATCGGTGCGCTCCTCGATGTTGGCTTCCTTCCAGCGCCGTGGTCAGGCAGGGGGCCGAGGGACCACTGCGACAGACGGGATAGAGGCGCCGGCCCCACATTGCAGCACGGCGTCGACGATCCTCACGAGCTCGTCGGCGTCGAGCAGCGACCCGGCGAAGTAGCCGCGAGCCGACCAGACCGGTCCCAGCTCCGCCGCCAGCTCGCTG
This is a stretch of genomic DNA from Acidimicrobiales bacterium. It encodes these proteins:
- a CDS encoding CoA transferase encodes the protein MQGVRILEVAEHTFVPAASALLADWGADVVKVEMVERGDAMRGLASTGVVAVPNDVHALLEHSNRGKRSFALDLSSAEGLDVLYKLAAHSDVFLTNKLPGIRKKLKIDVDDIRAHNPRIIYVRGTGQGERGPDADKGSYDSLAFWCRAGTALGGKPPEQERVPMQPAPGFGDSIGAMTIAGGIMGALFHRERTGEATTVDVSLLGTGMWAMGQGIALSLLLDKPLTAPPADAPRNPLSATYQTEDGRHISLCCLQAGKYWPRLCEVIGRPELVMDPRFADHASLLANSGAASDILRATFAQRSLAQWREDLADFDGQWAVVQHSIEAAADPQSAANGYVQDCKTAAGVPFRLVAAPVQYDEQPASPGRAPEFNEHGDDILGDLGLDWDTIVDLKVRGVVG
- a CDS encoding SDR family NAD(P)-dependent oxidoreductase, which produces MKLEGRSAIVTGGAGGLGSATVRHLVGSGMSVAIFDRDGDRASELAKELGDPAIAVGGDVTDDEDVSASIDAASSLGVLSLLVNVAGGGVGGGRTVGRDGTPHDKSAFVMTMEMNAIGTFNMSRLTAAAMAKNEPDQEGERGVVVNTASIAGYEGQIGQVAYGSAKAAILGMTLPMARDLAPIGVRVCAVAPGTMGTPIMLNVPEQVKEGLLEGIVFPKRMGRPEEFALLVESIARNPYLNGENIRLDGALRFAPK